One window from the genome of Candidatus Chlorohelix allophototropha encodes:
- the istB gene encoding IS21-like element helper ATPase IstB encodes MNSLEHKLTSLKLGRVKQVYSDWIERARETGMDYGEFLEELLSEELLSRQENQLKKRLHSASFPFEASLEQFDFSRHPELKRSVILRYFDSSFVEKAGNLLLIGASGLGKTHLSIAAGIKMVQLGYTVKFITAQQLANQVIAASTRQEIARILEPLLKCQVLVLDELGYLPMDARVGPALYELISGRYLRGATIITSNKSLSNWGELIEGGDTALMVAIIDRLLHHGEVFYLRGSSYRTLGKESYGLERRQLPPEEKKPEAGTGS; translated from the coding sequence ATGAATAGTCTGGAACATAAACTCACCAGCCTAAAACTGGGCAGGGTAAAACAGGTATACAGCGATTGGATTGAACGGGCACGCGAAACCGGAATGGATTACGGGGAGTTTTTAGAAGAATTGTTAAGCGAAGAGTTGCTATCTCGTCAGGAGAACCAACTCAAAAAGCGTTTGCACTCAGCCAGTTTCCCTTTTGAAGCCAGCCTGGAACAATTCGATTTCAGTCGCCACCCGGAACTGAAGCGCAGCGTGATTTTACGCTATTTCGACAGCAGTTTTGTAGAAAAAGCTGGGAATTTACTCCTAATCGGGGCAAGTGGGCTTGGGAAAACCCATCTTTCGATTGCAGCCGGAATTAAGATGGTGCAGTTGGGTTACACCGTAAAGTTCATTACGGCTCAACAACTGGCGAACCAAGTGATTGCGGCTAGCACTCGCCAGGAAATAGCCAGGATTTTAGAGCCGCTTTTGAAATGTCAGGTGTTGGTATTAGACGAACTGGGCTATTTACCGATGGACGCACGTGTAGGTCCGGCCTTATATGAGCTGATCAGCGGACGTTACCTCAGAGGTGCTACGATCATTACCAGTAACAAAAGCCTTTCTAACTGGGGCGAACTGATCGAGGGTGGTGATACTGCCTTGATGGTGGCGATTATTGACCGTTTATTGCATCACGGAGAAGTTTTTTATTTAAGAGGTAGCAGTTACCGCACTTTAGGAAAGGAGAGTTACGGCTTAGAGCGTCGGCAACTTCCACCAGAAGAAAAGAAACCGGAAGCGGGAACTGGTTCTTAA
- the istA gene encoding IS21 family transposase: MLEVMARSAIKYHRKRGDNYNVIAGKVQHDARTVKRVLNEPSDKVQTRPNRESSVAVFKEQIEGWLEQKLQVKRMLELAWEDPKQPYCGRPTAFYDYVRKLKKARENQAHQVQIRFEGLPGEFLQIDWGEIRGVLFSKQDSVPQTFYFFCARLKYSRFMYVSFQKDMAEETLVRCLVEALNRMGGVPWVITTDNMKTVVLRRDEKNQPVWHPVWQKLALEFEFHPEACAPASGNQKGAVENLVKYTKNNFLAGRTFYDAADLVRQLEEWLGVVNYERTCAATGEIPGSLLEIERKHFSPLPASARDYGLFTSLVVNREGVVIFETNKYSVPAELMGQTLTARIHREWLKLWRGTELVAQHPRCYSRNRRLVIPEHYTQAFEIKPRARTMVWRDWLLNLGPQVYQYVAVICRRQRATMSEQIHQLYALAQQVGLEEFQAAVELATEQQLYGAEYLKGLLLKPAGSGSNAATLKPTQPAVERLLSEYEPLVANRFSAIPEENEIERAVG; this comes from the coding sequence ATGTTAGAAGTTATGGCCAGAAGCGCAATAAAGTACCACCGGAAACGAGGGGACAACTACAACGTAATTGCGGGCAAAGTGCAACATGATGCCCGTACCGTAAAAAGAGTGCTAAATGAACCTAGCGACAAGGTACAAACCCGCCCCAATCGTGAAAGTAGTGTGGCAGTCTTCAAAGAACAGATTGAAGGCTGGCTAGAACAAAAACTACAAGTGAAAAGAATGCTGGAACTAGCGTGGGAAGATCCCAAACAGCCCTACTGTGGCAGACCCACCGCCTTCTATGACTATGTGCGCAAGCTCAAAAAAGCCAGAGAGAACCAGGCTCATCAGGTACAGATACGTTTTGAGGGCTTACCTGGAGAGTTTTTGCAAATAGACTGGGGTGAAATTCGGGGAGTGCTGTTCAGTAAACAAGATAGTGTACCCCAAACCTTCTACTTTTTCTGTGCCCGGCTGAAATACTCGCGTTTTATGTATGTGAGCTTTCAGAAAGATATGGCCGAAGAAACGCTGGTGCGCTGCCTGGTGGAAGCCCTCAACCGGATGGGGGGAGTACCGTGGGTAATTACCACGGATAATATGAAGACGGTGGTACTGAGGCGAGATGAAAAGAACCAACCAGTGTGGCATCCGGTGTGGCAGAAACTGGCACTAGAATTCGAGTTTCACCCGGAAGCCTGTGCCCCGGCCAGCGGAAACCAGAAAGGTGCCGTAGAAAATTTGGTAAAGTATACCAAAAACAATTTTCTAGCTGGTCGTACATTCTACGATGCGGCGGATCTGGTAAGGCAGTTGGAAGAATGGTTAGGGGTAGTGAATTACGAGCGTACATGCGCAGCGACCGGGGAAATTCCGGGTAGCTTACTGGAAATAGAGCGTAAACACTTCAGCCCATTGCCTGCTAGTGCCCGGGATTACGGTTTATTTACCAGCCTGGTGGTAAACCGGGAAGGGGTAGTCATTTTTGAGACCAACAAATATAGCGTACCGGCGGAACTAATGGGACAAACCCTGACAGCCCGGATACATCGGGAATGGCTGAAGTTATGGCGGGGTACGGAACTGGTGGCACAGCACCCCCGTTGTTATTCCCGAAACCGCCGCTTAGTAATACCGGAACATTACACCCAAGCTTTTGAGATCAAACCCAGAGCCAGAACCATGGTGTGGCGGGATTGGTTGTTAAATTTAGGACCGCAAGTGTACCAGTATGTGGCGGTAATCTGTCGACGGCAAAGAGCCACCATGAGTGAACAAATCCACCAACTATACGCGCTGGCCCAGCAGGTAGGGCTGGAAGAATTCCAGGCGGCGGTGGAATTGGCAACGGAACAACAGCTTTACGGGGCGGAATATCTCAAGGGTTTATTACTCAAGCCAGCGGGTTCAGGCAGTAATGCCGCTACCCTCAAGCCCACTCAACCAGCGGTGGAACGGCTACTCAGTGAATACGAACCACTGGTGGCCAACCGTTTTTCGGCCATACCTGAGGAAAATGAAATAGAAAGGGCGGTGGGATGA
- the cysK gene encoding cysteine synthase A, translated as MSTTEATDNLVERRKRRPKIAQDAIELLGNTPLVRLNKVTEEAVANVYAKLEAFNPGFSVKCRIGVAMIEDAERRGVLNKDTIIIEPTSGNTGIALAWVAAVKGYKLILAMPETMSIERRILLKAYGAELVLTPGAEGMPGAIRKAAELLESTPNAWTPQQFKNPANPEIHRNTTALEIWDDTDGQVDIVIGGVGTGGTITGLAQVLKEAKPSLQAIAVEPSASPVLSGGKPSPHKIQGIGAGFVPDVLELGLIDEIVQVSNDDAIATARAITLQEGLLIGISGGAAAWAAIQVAKRPENAGKNIVVIFPDTGERYLSTLLFADIREGLQV; from the coding sequence TGAGGCAACTGATAATTTGGTAGAGCGGCGCAAACGCCGACCGAAAATTGCCCAAGATGCGATCGAACTGCTGGGAAATACCCCCCTTGTGCGTCTCAACAAGGTGACCGAAGAAGCAGTTGCAAATGTTTATGCCAAACTAGAGGCTTTTAATCCCGGTTTCAGCGTAAAGTGCCGCATAGGTGTGGCGATGATTGAAGATGCCGAGCGTCGGGGAGTGCTGAATAAGGACACCATTATCATCGAACCTACCAGCGGTAACACCGGTATTGCGCTGGCTTGGGTTGCAGCAGTAAAAGGTTACAAACTCATTCTGGCTATGCCTGAAACAATGAGCATCGAGCGGCGCATTTTACTCAAGGCTTACGGAGCAGAGTTGGTACTCACCCCCGGCGCGGAAGGTATGCCCGGCGCAATTCGCAAGGCAGCCGAATTATTGGAAAGCACTCCTAACGCTTGGACTCCCCAACAATTCAAAAACCCTGCAAACCCTGAAATCCACCGCAACACTACCGCTCTAGAAATTTGGGATGACACGGACGGGCAGGTGGATATTGTGATCGGTGGAGTAGGCACAGGTGGTACTATCACGGGGCTAGCCCAAGTGCTTAAAGAAGCCAAACCCAGTTTGCAAGCGATAGCGGTTGAGCCATCTGCCAGCCCAGTTTTGAGCGGTGGCAAGCCTTCTCCTCACAAAATTCAAGGTATTGGAGCGGGTTTTGTGCCAGATGTGCTGGAATTAGGGCTGATAGATGAGATTGTACAAGTGTCGAATGATGATGCGATAGCCACAGCCAGAGCCATTACCTTGCAGGAAGGTTTGTTAATTGGTATCAGCGGTGGAGCAGCGGCTTGGGCGGCTATACAGGTGGCGAAGCGACCGGAAAACGCGGGTAAAAATATTGTAGTGATCTTTCCAGACACCGGCGAGCGCTATCTGAGTACGCTTTTATTTGCCGATATTCGGGAAGGGCTTCAGGTTTAG